In Marinobacter sp. LQ44, the following are encoded in one genomic region:
- the fhuB gene encoding Fe(3+)-hydroxamate ABC transporter permease FhuB codes for MFADSARVPATAPALPKRLPVAIALLWLVALAASSLPWLSQMTPGELFAAFWNYTEDYYPSVLAHYSWAPRVSMAVLIGCGLGLAGAVTQQILGNPLASPTTLGVEAGGQFGVTIATLFVPGLLAFSPDLAAVAGGLLAIGLVIALTWRLGFSPVTVILAGLVITFFLGAMNMAFLLLKGEWLGNLFIWGAGSLVQNNWGPFLELLPRVLILAVAMLMLMRPLALLQLGQASASALGAKVALVRGGALILVVLMSSVVVSRVGVVAFVGLAAPVLAKLLGARTLGERLLWSTITGGGLLLLADTLAHWATTLGNGSIVPTGTTTALIGGPIILMALQGIRNTHHMPGADSSPAGFMPTRKPTVLIAGILMALLVLTIAVSMAWSPGLSSWNWTPVSNWSDAWVWRGPRLMAAILAGMALGMAGTLIQRMTGNPMGSPELLGISGGAALVMVVLALTGLDIGRGGQLVGATAGAAAALGLLILLARRHRFAGNQLLLGGLALYVFMDAGLRLVMASGGTVASRLLNWMYGSTWLVSEPEAIGLLALVLGLGALLLLVIRPLTLLPLGDSAASSLGLPVERARLLLLLMASVLTAAATVVIGPLSFVGLIAPHLARVLGQQTVGRQLVVAALAGGLLLAIADYLARVVVFPNQLPSGLLAALVGGLYFLWGLSRHGRH; via the coding sequence ATGTTCGCTGACTCGGCACGCGTACCTGCGACCGCCCCTGCCCTCCCCAAAAGACTTCCGGTTGCCATTGCCCTGCTCTGGCTCGTCGCCCTGGCGGCCAGCTCCCTTCCCTGGCTGAGCCAGATGACACCAGGCGAACTGTTCGCGGCATTCTGGAACTATACCGAAGATTATTACCCGTCTGTGCTCGCTCACTACAGCTGGGCCCCCAGGGTCTCAATGGCCGTTCTGATCGGCTGCGGACTGGGCCTGGCAGGCGCCGTTACCCAGCAAATCCTTGGCAACCCCCTGGCCTCGCCCACCACGCTGGGCGTGGAAGCCGGCGGGCAGTTCGGGGTGACCATTGCCACGCTTTTTGTACCGGGTTTGCTGGCCTTCAGTCCCGACCTGGCCGCCGTGGCGGGTGGCCTTCTGGCCATTGGCCTGGTGATCGCGCTGACCTGGCGCCTGGGTTTCTCTCCAGTCACGGTCATTCTGGCGGGGCTGGTGATCACCTTCTTCCTCGGCGCCATGAACATGGCCTTTCTTCTGCTCAAAGGCGAATGGCTGGGCAACCTGTTCATCTGGGGTGCAGGCTCACTGGTCCAGAATAACTGGGGGCCCTTCCTGGAGTTGCTGCCGCGAGTACTGATTCTGGCGGTTGCCATGCTGATGTTGATGCGGCCACTGGCACTGCTGCAACTGGGGCAGGCTTCGGCTTCGGCACTCGGGGCCAAGGTTGCGCTGGTTCGGGGCGGCGCCCTGATTCTCGTGGTGCTGATGAGTTCCGTGGTGGTCAGCCGGGTAGGTGTGGTGGCATTCGTGGGGCTGGCGGCCCCGGTGCTGGCCAAGCTACTAGGCGCCCGCACGCTGGGTGAGAGACTGCTTTGGAGCACGATCACTGGCGGCGGGCTTTTGCTGCTGGCAGACACCCTGGCGCACTGGGCAACAACTCTGGGTAACGGCTCCATTGTGCCCACCGGCACCACCACCGCACTGATCGGCGGCCCCATTATCCTGATGGCGTTGCAGGGTATTCGAAACACTCACCATATGCCCGGAGCAGATTCGAGCCCGGCCGGGTTCATGCCCACCCGCAAGCCAACAGTTCTGATCGCCGGCATTCTAATGGCGCTGCTGGTGCTAACCATCGCTGTGTCTATGGCCTGGTCGCCCGGCCTGAGTTCGTGGAACTGGACACCAGTGTCGAACTGGAGCGATGCCTGGGTGTGGCGTGGCCCCCGGTTGATGGCGGCCATTCTTGCCGGCATGGCTCTGGGCATGGCCGGCACGCTGATACAGCGCATGACCGGCAACCCTATGGGCAGCCCGGAATTGCTGGGCATTAGCGGTGGAGCGGCTTTGGTGATGGTGGTCCTGGCGCTCACCGGCCTCGACATCGGCCGTGGCGGCCAACTGGTCGGAGCCACTGCGGGGGCCGCTGCTGCATTGGGCCTGTTGATTCTGCTGGCACGCCGTCATCGCTTTGCCGGCAACCAACTGCTGTTGGGCGGGCTGGCGCTTTACGTCTTTATGGATGCAGGATTGAGGCTGGTAATGGCTTCCGGGGGAACCGTTGCGTCGAGATTGCTGAACTGGATGTACGGCTCCACCTGGCTGGTGTCTGAACCGGAAGCCATTGGTTTGCTGGCACTGGTGCTGGGGCTTGGAGCACTGCTTTTGCTGGTTATACGACCGCTTACCCTTTTGCCGCTGGGGGATTCGGCCGCATCATCGCTGGGGCTGCCGGTTGAGCGGGCCCGGCTTCTGCTGCTGCTGATGGCTTCGGTACTCACTGCCGCCGCCACTGTGGTGATCGGCCCTCTGAGCTTTGTTGGGCTGATCGCACCCCACCTTGCCAGGGTGCTGGGCCAGCAAACGGTGGGGCGTCAGCTTGTGGTTGCGGCGCTGGCAGGTGGACTGCTGCTGGCCATCGCCGATTATCTGGCGC
- a CDS encoding iron-siderophore ABC transporter substrate-binding protein, which produces MCTEQRAYRPLAYLCLLALMFSQPAHPGTWSHENGSITLPRPPERIVALNWAATEALLLLGITPVGVADRDGYSAWVQAPELPDGIANVGTRVAPSLEAIAELKPDLIVTSAEMAPAAELLERIAPTYVISVYKEGSAPFAKAREMLTTLGEMLNLEHQAESILADIEQTLEDQRTRLAEAGMNHQPVALVNFLDDRHVRIYAPNGLYQTTLKALGLRNAWPHEGNYWGFSVVGLEAIAPYHDSRIVVISPTLPGLSDHLAGSPFWTYLPPVKRNQVYQIEPVWPFGGVYPVKRLAILLADALLEGGRNNVR; this is translated from the coding sequence ATGTGCACTGAACAAAGGGCTTACCGCCCACTGGCGTATCTCTGCTTACTTGCATTGATGTTCAGCCAACCCGCGCACCCCGGAACCTGGAGCCACGAAAATGGCTCTATCACCCTGCCCCGGCCGCCTGAACGTATCGTTGCCCTCAACTGGGCCGCAACTGAGGCGCTTTTGCTCTTGGGGATTACCCCGGTGGGCGTGGCAGACCGGGACGGCTACAGCGCCTGGGTCCAGGCCCCGGAATTACCCGATGGCATTGCCAATGTTGGCACCCGGGTTGCTCCCAGCCTGGAGGCGATTGCCGAGCTGAAGCCAGACCTGATCGTTACCAGTGCCGAAATGGCGCCTGCGGCCGAATTACTGGAACGCATTGCCCCCACTTACGTCATCAGCGTCTACAAAGAGGGCTCCGCCCCCTTCGCCAAAGCCAGGGAAATGCTGACCACGCTTGGCGAGATGCTGAACCTCGAACACCAGGCCGAGTCTATCCTTGCGGATATTGAGCAAACTCTCGAGGATCAACGCACCCGCCTGGCCGAGGCCGGCATGAATCATCAGCCGGTGGCCCTGGTCAACTTTCTGGATGACCGACACGTTCGTATCTACGCGCCCAATGGCCTCTATCAGACCACCCTCAAAGCCTTGGGGCTGCGCAATGCATGGCCACACGAGGGTAACTATTGGGGTTTCTCTGTGGTTGGCCTGGAGGCCATTGCGCCCTACCACGACAGTCGTATCGTTGTCATTTCACCCACCCTGCCCGGGCTCTCGGATCACCTGGCAGGCAGTCCCTTCTGGACCTATCTGCCGCCCGTCAAGCGAAACCAGGTTTATCAAATTGAGCCGGTGTGGCCATTCGGCGGGGTGTACCCGGTAAAACGCCTGGCGATCTTGCTGGCTGATGCCCTGTTGGAGGGAGGCCGCAACAATGTTCGCTGA
- a CDS encoding ABC transporter ATP-binding protein: MPAFFEVDQLAVRLGDTAILHNVSLAFQEGEVTALLGHNGSGKSTLLKTLARQISPSHGEVLLNGQSFRTTGTRAFARTVGYLPQHPPATDGLTVKELVALGRYPWRGPLGRYTAGDQTLIDRAIHDTGLAKFADRAVDTLSGGERQRAWIAMLLAQQTRCLLLDEPISALDVKHQVETLRLVHRLAEERELTVIVVLHDVDLAARFCDRLVALKAGQVVADGTPNEIMDSGVLESIYGVAMGVMERAPGQWVSYVH, from the coding sequence ATGCCAGCGTTTTTTGAAGTCGACCAACTGGCGGTTCGCCTGGGTGACACCGCCATATTGCACAATGTCAGCCTGGCGTTTCAGGAAGGCGAGGTAACGGCGCTGCTCGGTCATAACGGCTCGGGCAAGTCCACCTTGTTGAAGACCCTGGCCCGGCAGATATCGCCCTCCCACGGTGAAGTCCTGCTCAATGGCCAGTCTTTCCGGACTACAGGTACCCGAGCATTCGCAAGAACCGTGGGCTACCTGCCACAACATCCCCCGGCAACTGACGGACTCACAGTGAAAGAGCTGGTCGCACTCGGACGCTATCCCTGGCGCGGCCCCCTCGGCCGTTACACTGCCGGTGACCAGACACTGATTGATCGGGCCATCCATGACACCGGCCTGGCAAAATTCGCTGACCGCGCTGTTGACACCCTCTCGGGTGGCGAGCGGCAACGGGCCTGGATAGCCATGTTGCTGGCCCAGCAAACCCGCTGCCTGCTGTTGGATGAACCCATTTCCGCCCTGGATGTGAAGCACCAGGTGGAGACCCTGCGCCTTGTCCACCGCCTTGCCGAAGAGCGGGAACTGACCGTCATTGTGGTGTTACACGATGTGGATCTCGCGGCCAGGTTCTGCGACCGCCTCGTGGCCCTGAAAGCCGGTCAGGTTGTGGCGGATGGAACGCCCAATGAGATTATGGACAGCGGCGTACTGGAATCCATCTACGGCGTCGCCATGGGTGTGATGGAACGGGCGCCCGGCCAGTGGGTGTCTTATGTGCACTGA